The Stigmatella ashevillena genomic sequence TGGAACCGGGGGGCAGCTCTTCGCCGGAGGGCTGCGCAACGCGGAAGGCCTGGCCTTCGAGCCCGGCACGGACACGCTCTGGGTGACGGTGAACGCGCGCGACAACATCCCCTATCCTCACGACGATGGCACCGGCAAGTACGGCCAGGTCCTGACCGAGTATGTGGACAACCACCCGCCCGAGTCCCTCACCCGGGTGCGCGAGGGGGGCCGCTATGGCTGGCCCTTCTGCAATCCCAACCCGGACACGACGAGCGGCATGAAGCAGATGCCCTTCGATCGCGACTACAACCAGAACCGCCAAGGGAGCGTGGACTGCTCCCAGATGGACCGCGTGGACCAGGGCATCCAGGCGCACTCGGCGCCGCTGGGGGTGACCTTCCTCCAGGGCACGTCTTTCCCATCGCCCTATGCATCGGGGCTGGTGGTGGCCTATCACGGCTCGTGGAATCACACGCGGGGCGTGGGCTACAAGGTCGCGCACTTTGGCTGGGATGCGGCCACGCGCCAGCCCACCGAGGAGCGGGCCCTCGTCAAAGGTTGGGTGGGGGCCGACAACAAGGTCTGGGGTCGGCCGGTGGACATGGCCGTCCTGCCGGAGGGCGCCCTGCTGATCAGCGATGACAAGGCCGGGGCGCTGTACCTGCTGCGCAAGGACTGAGCCTCCCCCCCCCCGCGTGGCGCATCATTTGTCTCGAAAGTTCGGGCGACATCCTTGAGTATCCCGCCCCCGAACTTCACCAGGACGCCACGTGAAACGACTCGCTGTGTTGCTGTGCTGCGTGTTTCTCGCCAGCGGAGGCCTGTCCTCCGCCTGGGCCCAGACGCCTCCCCCGGCTTCACCGCCCGCGGCGTCCCCGCCCCCGCCTCCCGTCTGGAACGTCAACGCGCCCGGCGTCCCCGCCACCGAGGTGCCCCTCGATGTCACCGAGGGCACGTGGATGAGCGTGGACGTGAGCCCCAAGGGGGACGAGCTCGTCTTCGACCTGCTCGGAGACCTCTACACGCTGCCCATCGCTGGCGGCGAGGCGAAGGCGCTCACCACGGGGGCTGCCTGGGACATGCAGCCCCGCTACAGCCCGGATGGCGCCTCCATCGCCTTCACGAGTGACCGGGGCGGCGGCGACAACCTGTGGATCATGAAGCGGGATGGCTCGGACCCGCGCCCCGTGACGCAGGAGTCCTTCCGCCTGCTCAACAGCCCCACCTGGTCCCCGGACAGCCAGTACCTCGTGGCGCGCAAGCACTTCTCCTCCCGGCGCTCGCTGGGCGCCGGTGAGATGTGGCTCTACCACCGCTCGGGCGGCGAGGGCATCCAGCTCACCGAGCGGCCCAATGATCAGAAGGATGCGGGCGAGCCCGCGTTCTCCCCGGACGGCCGCTTCCTCTACTTCAGCCAGGACACCACCCCGGGCAAGGTGTTCGAGTACAACAAGGATCCGAACGGGCAGATCTACGTCATCCAGCGGCTGGACCTGGAGACGAAGGAGCTGGAGCCCTTCATCACCGGCCCGGGTGGTTCGGTGCGGCCCACCCCTTCGCCGGACGGCAAGTCGCTGGCCTTCGTGCGGCGGGTGCGTGGCAAGAGCGTGCTGTTCTCCGCGGACCTGGCCTCGGGGGCCGAGCGCCCGCTGTTCGATGGGCTCGACCGCGACATGCAGGAGACGTGGGCCATCCATGGCGTGTACCCGGCGATGGCCTGGACGCCGGACAGCCAGTCGCTCGTCTTCTGGGCGCAGGGAAAGCTGAACCGGCTCGATGTGGCCAGCAAGCGCGTGACGCCCATTCCCTTTCATGTGAAGGGCACCCGCACCCTGTTCTCGCGCGTGCACTCCCCGCAGGCGCAGGCGGTGGTCCCCGAGCGCTTCCCGGTGAAGATGCTGCGCTGGGTGCAGGTGTCGCCCAAGGGGGACCGGGTGGTGTACCAGGCGCTCGGCCACCTTTATACGCGCGAGCTGCCCAACGGCCTTCCGCGCCGGCTGACGAAGCAGACGGAGCACTTCGAGATGCACCCGTCGTTCTCGCGGGACGGAAAGTCCATCGTCTACACCACCTGGGATGACGACAAGCTCGGCACGGTGCGCGTGGTGTCCGCCGGGGGGGGCGAGGGCAAGGTGGTGAGCGCTCAGCCGGGCTTCTACCTGGAGCCGGCGTTCTCTCCGGATGGCCGGTCCATCGTCTACCGCGCCTCCGGGGGCGGGTACCTGCTGCCGGGGCTCTACAGCCGGGACCCGGGGCTCTACGTGGTGGGCAAGGACGGCGGCAAGCCGCGTCGGCTCTCGAAGGACGGTGAGCAGCCGCACTTCGGCGCAGGCTCGGACCGGGTCTACTTCCTCGTGGTGGAGGGCGGGGAGAAGGAGGACAAGTGGGAGCTGCGCAGCATCGGCCTGGATGGGACCGCGCCGCGCACGCACCTGACCAGCGCGGAGGTCAGCACCTACCGCGTCTCTCCGGACGAGCGCTGGGTGGCGTTCCAGGAAGTCTTCAACGTCTACATCGCCCCGCTGAGCCGGGGGGGCAAGACGGTGGTGGCCAGCAAGGACAGCAAGGCGCTGCCGGTGACGCGGGTGTCCCGCGACGCGGGGAACTTCCTGCACTGGTCGGGCGACGCGAAGCGTTTGTATTGGGCGCTCGGGCCCGAGCTGTTCTCGCGCGAGCTGAAGGAGGCGTTCTCCTTCGTGGAGGGCGCACCGGAGAAGCTGCCCGAGCCGCCGCAGAAGGGGCTGGAGATTGGCTTCCTGGAGAAGGCGGACGTGCCCACGGGCACGGTGGCGCTCGTGGGCGGACGGATTCTCTCCATGCGCGGGGACGAGATCATCGAGGACGGCGTGGTGGTGGTGAGCGGCAACCGCATCACCGCGGTGGGCAAGTCCGGCCAGGTGCAGGTGCCCTCGGGGGCCAAGGTGGTGGACGTGAGCGGCAAGACGGTGATGCCGGGACTGGTGGATGTGCACTGGCACGGCGCCATGGGCTCAGAGGGCATTCTCCCCGAGCAGAGCTGGGTGCACCTCGCCTCGCTGGCGTTCGGCGTGACGACGCTGCATGACCCGTCCAACAGCTCGGGGGAGATCTTCGCCGCCAGTGAGCTGGGCCGGGCGGGGCTCACCCTCTCGCCGCGCATCTTCTCCACGGGCACCATCCTCTATGGGGCGCAGGGCGTGGGGTACCGCGCGCCCATCGAAACGCTGGACGATGCGCGCTCCCACCTGCGGCGGATGAAGGCGTTGGGGGCCTTCAGCGTGAAGAGCTACAACCAGCCGCGGAGGGATCAACGGCAGAAGGTGCTCCAGGCGGCCCGCGAGCTGGGGATGCTGGTGGTACCGGAGGGCGGCTCGCTCTTCCACCACAACATGACGATGGTGGTGGACGGGCACACGGGCATAGAGCACTCGCTGCCCGTGGGCCGCGTCTATGCGGACGTGCTCCAGCTCTGGGGCCCGAGCAAGGTGGGCTACACGCCCACGCTGGGCGTGGCGTACGGCGGACTCATGGGCGAGGAGTACTGGTACCAGAAGACGAACGTCTGGGAGAACCCGCGTCTGCTGGCCTTCGTGCCCCGGCGGGTGGTGGACGCGGCGAGT encodes the following:
- a CDS encoding amidohydrolase family protein, which produces MKRLAVLLCCVFLASGGLSSAWAQTPPPASPPAASPPPPPVWNVNAPGVPATEVPLDVTEGTWMSVDVSPKGDELVFDLLGDLYTLPIAGGEAKALTTGAAWDMQPRYSPDGASIAFTSDRGGGDNLWIMKRDGSDPRPVTQESFRLLNSPTWSPDSQYLVARKHFSSRRSLGAGEMWLYHRSGGEGIQLTERPNDQKDAGEPAFSPDGRFLYFSQDTTPGKVFEYNKDPNGQIYVIQRLDLETKELEPFITGPGGSVRPTPSPDGKSLAFVRRVRGKSVLFSADLASGAERPLFDGLDRDMQETWAIHGVYPAMAWTPDSQSLVFWAQGKLNRLDVASKRVTPIPFHVKGTRTLFSRVHSPQAQAVVPERFPVKMLRWVQVSPKGDRVVYQALGHLYTRELPNGLPRRLTKQTEHFEMHPSFSRDGKSIVYTTWDDDKLGTVRVVSAGGGEGKVVSAQPGFYLEPAFSPDGRSIVYRASGGGYLLPGLYSRDPGLYVVGKDGGKPRRLSKDGEQPHFGAGSDRVYFLVVEGGEKEDKWELRSIGLDGTAPRTHLTSAEVSTYRVSPDERWVAFQEVFNVYIAPLSRGGKTVVASKDSKALPVTRVSRDAGNFLHWSGDAKRLYWALGPELFSRELKEAFSFVEGAPEKLPEPPQKGLEIGFLEKADVPTGTVALVGGRILSMRGDEIIEDGVVVVSGNRITAVGKSGQVQVPSGAKVVDVSGKTVMPGLVDVHWHGAMGSEGILPEQSWVHLASLAFGVTTLHDPSNSSGEIFAASELGRAGLTLSPRIFSTGTILYGAQGVGYRAPIETLDDARSHLRRMKALGAFSVKSYNQPRRDQRQKVLQAARELGMLVVPEGGSLFHHNMTMVVDGHTGIEHSLPVGRVYADVLQLWGPSKVGYTPTLGVAYGGLMGEEYWYQKTNVWENPRLLAFVPRRVVDAASRRRLRVPDEEFNHMRVAKAAKELNDAGVSVQLGAHGQREGLAAHWELSMFGQGGMTPLQALRAGTLAGAAYLGLDKELGSLEVGKLADLIVLDRNPLENLSHTDSVRYTMVNGRLFDAATMNEEGNRPRSRAKLFFEQEGGEAWAPGVMHTLEED